The DNA segment CATTAACCGACTGCGCCCCTATCGTCGCCAGTACCGGCGCCTGATTAACATTAGAAACTGTAATCGTAACCACTTCGGAATCTACTAGAGAACCATCGGTCGCTCGGAAGGTCACGTCATAACTACCGGACTGAGCAAAGGTCGGCGTCCAGTCAAAGGTCCCCGTTCCATTACCATTATCCGTGAAACTGGCTCCGGTCGGAAGAGTCGAGGTCGTAAATGACGGGGTCGTCCCATCAGGATCAGTAGCGGATATGCCAAAGGTTAAGAGTGAATTCTCATTAACCGACTGCGCCCCGATTGTCGCCAAAACAGGGGCCTGGTTCACATTATTAACTGTAATTGCAACTATCTCCGAATCGACTGCGGCGGAATCATCGGTCGCATAGAAAGTAACATTATATAGACCAGATTGAGCAAANGTCGGGGTCCAGTCGAAGGTCCCCGTACCGTCGCCATTGTCGGTGAAGGTCGCACCCGTCGGAAGTGCCGAAGTTGCCAAAATCGGGATACTTTCAGCATCAGTCGCGCTGACGCCAAAATTGAGATTGGCACCTTCATCAACCGTCTGTGCTCCTATCGGATTTAATACCGGCGGTTGATTGGCCTGGGCTAATGCCAAGGACGGAAGGCCGGCAATTATTATAGCGATCAAGAGGAATGTCGCCCTGGTTACGTTCCTGCTTCTTAATTTATGTTGCAGTTTCATTTCCGCGTCTCCTATTTCACCAACAGCATCTTCTTGGTCTGGCTCTTACCGCCCACCTCCAGGCGATAGAAATAAATACCGGTGGCGACACCATGTCCGCCCTGATCGGTTCCATCCCATATGACCGTATGACGGCCCGGCACCATCGCTCCATCCACCAGGGTGCGCACCTGCTGACCGAGAATATTGTAAATTTTCAATTTGGCATTGTTGGTTACCCCGCCGCCGGTTCCGGCGATATCGAATTCAATCGTGGTTGTCGGATTGAACGGGTTGGGGTAATTCTGGTAAAGCATAAACGTCGTGGGGACAATGGGCGGATTGGGATTATCCATCGGAATCTCAACCGCCCGGGCATTCGAGAGATAGGCCTTGGTGATTCGTATGGTCGTATTGTCATCCGCCTTTATCTGTCGTTTGGTTTTCGCTTCGAGACGCACCACGTCGCTGGCGCCGGCGGGAATCAACATTGACGACATCTGCGTCTGGCGGCTGTATAAAACCATCCGTAGTCTGCCCTTGTGGTCATCATTATATGCCAGAACAAGCGACTTGGCGGCTTCGGGCAATACCGGCGTGCCCAATTCCAAGGCATCGGGATCATAATCCACCTGCAACTGCACCCCTGCCACCTGATCGGGAAATTCGCCGCGCACGTTCAAATTGGTCAATTGCCCCGATTCCAAATCGCCGTGCTCTATCTTCATAGTAGCGAATTGCCCGTTATAGTAATCGACAGGGGCCGGCGACGGGCTCATCGGCTGTCCGAGAATCATGTTGATAATTCCGACCAGGTCGACAACATTGACAACCGCGTCGAAATTGATATTAGCCGTGGCGAAGTTCCTAACCGGCAAGCCGAAATTGCCGATAATATAGGCCACCACGTTCACCAGATCGGCCACATTGATCATTTTATCGAGGTTAACATCGCCGTAACGGTCAACCTGAACCAGGCCCGAATCGGTCACCAGAGCCAGTGACGCAATTTCCGGGTTCGGATCCACCGATTCCCAACCGTTGAAAAGCCGAACCGGATAGTCGCCGGCCGTGGCCGCGGAATCTATCGACATATAGGCCTTCAGGACCGCCGTCTTGGATATCGTATCGGCCGGCAATATCGGCTCGTTGGATAAACCGAACGTAAATACTCTTATCGAATCAGGATACGATCCTATATTTTCATAAACGACATATTCGGGAGTCCTGGTGGTCACGACAACTGAGTCTATTTGGGCAATTTCGCCCGGATATGACATATCGAACTGGATACCGTAAACCTCCGGCTGAGCCGAAATCAGATCTATCGGGAATATGACCGGCGTCGCTCCCGGGACACCTCCGTTCGGGCGCGTCCCGGTTCCATAAGATGATGTCGAAAAGAGCCGATCTTTAAGAACCTTATTGACTGTAATTGTAACATATTTAATTGTCGACACTGCCGCATTATCATCGGTGGCTTTAAAGCCCACCGGGAATGTCCCTTCCTGGGTAAATGACGGCGTGAACGAAAAAAGCCCGCTGGCGCTCTGCGTCCCCGGCGTGCTTGAAAACGTCGCATTGGAAGGCAAATTGACCGCTTCCAGCGTCACCACATCGCCGGCATCCACGTCGGTGGCCGCGATCGTAAAGGTCACCGTCTCACCCTGCATTATGCTATAGGTCGAAGGCACCGGATCGGTCACGACCGGAGCATGATTGCCGACCACATCGGGGCAGCAGGTGTCGCCGCAGATATGATATCCGGACGGGCAGGTTATCGTATCCGGGCAGCAACCCGTGGGGCAGGTATGAAATCCATCCGGGCAACCGGCTACAGCGGTATCGCAGGTAAAATATCCATATCCTAATATCCCTGTGGCGCGGGGATATACCGTTATAGTTCCATCCACGCTCGAAAACTGATTTTCACGAAATTCTGTCGAGCTGGTCGAGTTCTGAACCTGGACCAAATAGTGCTTGGTCTTGCTGACCGCAATCGTAGGTTTGACCTTGAACAGGAAGTACAAAATCCCCCCCACCGTATCCGCTTTAGCCGGTACAACACCGGCTCTGAAATATGGAAAGCAGGTAGTGTCCAAAGGAGGGAGCGGCGGCAGGAATTGTACAAATATGGCATTTCTATTGGGATTATTCAGGCTTGAAGTATCTCTCGGAGCAAATATGCCCGGCAACTCCCTCCAATCAGCGGGGCTTGGCGCGCAACTGTCCATCCCGGTGGACAGTAAACCGCGGCCGAATAGTTCCAGCGAGTCATAGACAATATTCGGACCTCCGCTTGATCCCTCAATCATATAGGGAGTCAATGCCGTGGTATCATAAGTGAAGCGGATAATAAAACCACCTACATCAGCCGGATTCTTGATTTGTACCGGGACTCTTGCTACCGAATCCGGAAGCGCCTTGAAATCACCGACATCAATATAGTACGATGTATCGATCACTTGAGCGCCGGCGATTTCGCCCAGGGCAATAAGGATTGAAATTACTATCAATGGGATTTTATATGAACGCATTATCCACCTCAGGGATTTATGATTTGTTATCGTATTTAAAAAATCCATCTTACACACCTTTATTTTAAAAGAATCATTTTTTTCCGTGCCGTAAAATCCGCCGCCTTGATCTGATAGAAGTAAATTCCGCTGGCGGCGCTGTTTCCTTTCTCATCTCTTCCGTCCCAAACCAGAGTATGATGCCCCGCCGGGAAAACTCCGTCGGCCAGCACCTTTACATTGCGTCCAAGCAAATCATAAACCGTCAGTTCCACCCGCGCCGTCACCGGCAAGTCGAAACTGATATCAGTGGTCGGATTGAAAGGATTCGGGAAATTTTGATATAATGAAAATCCCCTCGGCAGAATTTCTTCGGAACCGTCCCGGAAAACAATCGGCATCATCGTGCCGTCCGCCGACGAGACCTGGATATCTTTGATCCTGGCTTCCGCACCCGTCACCTTGACTACTTCGTTGATTCCGGCCGGAAGGCGGTTCCCCTTGTCGCTGTAAATGAGAATACGGAGCAGGCTCCCTTCCCGGCGCCACTTGCACAGCATCCCCCGCGATTCCGGCGGTGCCTCCACCGTGATATTGTCATTCTCTGTTCCCTTCAATTCCAGGGTCATTACGGCCGCCCCGATTTCTTCCGGGGAATCGAAGGCCACGCTGAATTCGTTCCGCTTGTCGCCGGACAAGAGCGCCACTTTCTCATGATCGTAACGGGGCTTTAGTCCCGCGCTTAAATTTACTATCCGGTTGATAAGATAAACCAGGTCGGCGATCGAGGCCGGGAGCCCGTCCTGATTGACATCGGAATTGGCCCGCTGCTCGTTATTCAGAGGACTGTTAACCGGGTTGATAAAATAATTCGTCAGGTATATGGCGTCCCCGATTTCGAACGCCAGACCGTTCAGGTTGATATCCCCCAGCGCGCTCTGGGTCACTTTCTTGATCGCGACAAATCCGTCGATATACTCGATCGCCGTCTGCTCTATTCGCGCGCCGGCCGTATCGGTCAGAGTGTTGTCGGTCCGATAAGCCAGATCCTCGAAAGCAAAATTTATCGGCACGGCAAATCCGGCAAAATTCAAATCTCGCGTGATATAGAAAGTTGCCGAAATAATCGGACCGTCGCCTGCCGCCAGTGGCGGCGTGACAATGCTGTTGGCAATGTCGGCGATTCCGACAACGTGCACATCTCCGGAGATGCCGCGCTCATTCAAATAATAATTGAAATATTCGAATCCGGCCGCTCGTGTTCCCGTCTTGGTCAAAGACGCCAGGCTCAGGGCCGATTGGTCGTAATTGATAAGCAAATCAAAGCCCCGGATCGGAACCAGGTTGGAAAGCCGGATATGCTCCGTAACCAGGTCGCCCGAATAACCCGAGACCGTATCTATCGTCAGGGCATATATCACCGCCGGTGCTATATGGAAAGTCACCTGCACCGTGTCGGAAGCCCCATAAATGTCGCTCGCTATGAATCCGGCCGTGTATGATCCGGAATCGGCGAAAACCGTCGCCCACGAAAACTGCGCCGGCTCGCCTGCTGTAAAAATCGATCCGGCCGGCTTGCCCGTCACGCTCCAGTTAAGAGCATCATGATCGGGATCGCTGGCCGATAGATTGAATGAAATTGGATTTCCCGCGACCGCCGAAATGACCGTCGGGGCGTCGATGAGCGGCCTTCTGTTGCTGTTTATGACATAGATATTGGCGGTCAACACCGTCGCCTGCGTTCCATCACCGGCCCAGAAGGATAGTGCAAATGGCGACCCCTCCGAAGACATCGGCCCGGCATAATCCGGCCGCCATATCAAACTCGCCGCGCCGTTACCGCTGTCGACGAAGATCGCTCCGGTCGGCTGACCGCTCACTCCCAGGGATATTTTATCATGGTCGATATCGGTGGCGGTTATATGCAGGCGGAGCGTTTGGCCTTCCGTAACATATTGATCTCCAACGGGAAGTATGGTCGGCGCACTATTGGCGTAAGCCACGGAGCCGTTGCCCGCCCAAGCGATGATTGCTATGATATATAATAACTTAGCAATTCTGATAAACATAATATCCCTAATAACGGTTTTCACCGCTGACCATTTGAGCAATAAACAGACCAACTTTGGCCTTATAAGCTCCATCTTCAACCGCCCCGTTCTCGTCAGGGCAGTTTTTCAAATTCCTCTCTATACCGGGCGGGGTCGGTCCAATTTCCTATTGGCCGGCATAGAGTTACTTCTTTTCTCTTCTCTCTCCCAGAACTTTAACTATGTTCAAACTTTGAACCCCTTAAAAAACAAAGAAGGATTATTTATATAGCAGGCGGGTAATTTTGATTCAATATTACCTCCTCTAACATATTGCTGCAATGGCTTGCAGTCCGTCAGAGAGGCGATCCTTGCCGACAAAATAAAAAAGCCCCTGTTATTCCATGAACTTGAACTGTTACATCCATTTGGGGCCGTCACTCTTTCCTCTTTTCACCTAAAAAATCCATTCTTTATCAATCGTTCGGTTAGTCACTCCTTTGTTTAATTTTCTATTTCCGAGGAGGGATAAAACCCTCCTCGGAAAAATCTGAAGTAAAACTACTTCAACAGAGCCATCTTCTTCGTAGCCGAGAACTTGCCCGCTTCCGCTTTATAGAAGTAGACGCCGGAGGCCTGGTTAGAGGCATCCCAGTTCACGTTTACGATACCAGCTTCGCTATGACCGTCGAAGGAAGCTACCTTCTGGCCGACTACGTTGTAGATCGAAATGGTCCAGTTGGAAGCAACCGGGAGAGCCATCGAGATCGTCGTGGTCGGGTTGAACGGGTTAGGATAGTTGGTCAGGCTGAATGAAGTCGGCAGATTATCGATGCCGGTCTTGTAGGCCGAACCTTCGTAATTAGCGGCTTCCGCACGGAGAATCGTGCCGTTGGTGTTCAGAACATTGCCAGTGCAGGTCTGACCCTTGTCAAAGGAATAGACGAGAGCAACGGTGTTACCGTCGATCACGCCGGTCTTCAACTGCATATTGGCAGCGCCGTCGGCAAGGCTGACATCAGCATGGCCGTTCATGACTACATACAGTGCGCCAAGTTCGACATCAGTGCTGAGTACCGAGCCGTTGCTGGTGAGGGTCATCGCGCCGGCATTCGGGTTCAACTTCGCATACGGCAGAGCATCGCCGACGATCACACGGATAAGATAAACCAGGTCGGCAACCGACAGCGTGGTTCCATCAGCGTTAACGTCGGTAGCGGCAATCTGACCTTCAATATTAACCGTGAAGGCCGCCAGGCCGCCGATGAAATAGTTGGTGAACACAACCGCGTCACCGATTTCGTTCGAGATACCGTTCAGGTTGACGTCACCGCGGGCGTCGATGTCGCCGCTGCAGATGATGTCCACACCGCCGTTGATGAAGTCAACAAGGCGGAACGGCTGCTTCGCCAGAATGGCATAGGTCAAGCATGAATCCGGAGCGCCGACAAAAGTCGGGAACACTGAACCGCCGTCGGCAATGTTGTTCAAGCGAAGCGGATCGTCGAATTCATAAATCCCCGAATTCAACACGGTGATAACGTCATAGTCGTTCTCAGCCACCGGAATCGGAGGATTGCTTGCGCCATAGCCCAGCGGGAAGCGCATGGCCAGGGTGTTGTCGCCGCAGTCGGTCCAGAAGAACCGAACCGGTACGAACATGCATTCCAAAGTCCGATCGTTGGAAACGAGGAAGTCAAGCTGGAAGAGAATATGATCGGAAGGAATAACCTTGGAAACCGGGTGGTGATAACCGTCATTCTGGTCGGCAATCGCGATTACGCGGACCAAACCAGTCGGGCAGCCATTGCCGCAGTTTCCGGTAGCGCCGAAGCGATAGGTCAGGTATTCGAATTCATTGGCGCCGGGAATCGCGAACAGGTCGCTCTTCACCACGTTCATCAGAGACAGAGCGGAAGCGTCATAGGCAATGAGGAAATCCCATCCCCAGACTTCCGCGTCGGCCGTGTTAAGATTGCCATAGACATTCAACAGGGTGTGATGGCCCTGCAGGACGCCCTTACCGGTCAGCCCTTCGGCCTTTTCAATCTTAACATAGAAAGGATTGGTCAGAACCAGCGAGAACCTGCCCTGGCATTCGGCAAACAAACCGCCGCAGTCGGTGACTCTAACGGTGAAGTTATAGTCGCCGGCCGGGAGAGCGCCAGGAACAAAGGTCACTTTGCCGGTACCATCAACAGTGATCGCACCGGGAGCGTCGGACGCTTCAATCGACCAGGTCTTGGTATCGCCAGTGTTGATGTCGGCGGCAGTATACTGAATGAATCCGCCGCTGGTGCCAACAGTAATGTTGGGCTGGCAGGTAATCGTCGGGGCAGTGTTGCGGACGACGATATTGATAGTGCAGGTGTTAACCGCGCCACACGGATTATTGGCATCGCCAATACCCACTACTACTGACAGTGACTGGTCAACATCGACGCAAGTGGCATTATAGGTCCACACGCCGGCATCAGTCACATCACCTACGCCGGACATCTTGCAGAAATGAATTCCGCCAGGAGTTACATCCGGGTTCGGGACATCATGACCGGTGAAAGTATAGGTGAACGGAACGTTGAACTGCTGATCTAAGGTCAAACCGGGTGTGCAGTTATCGAACACCGGAGGCGGATCCGGCTGAACATTGACGGGCCAGCAGATCGGATCATAGGTCGGAACCGGGTCTTCAAACAGCCAGTCATAGGTCGGGTCGCTCGGAACGCCCTTCGCGATGCAAAGTTCACCAGGCGTACCGGGATCCGTAAGGGTTACGGTCACGCCCATGTGCAGGACCTGGAATTCCGTTCCGGTCGGATAGAGACCGGCATTGTTGGCCGCACCGCTGACGTTAAACAGGAACGGCAGATTGGCGGTGTGCGCGGGCTGATTAAACGTATTGAGATCCGCCCAGGTGGTGTAGAACAGATCCCACAACGCCTTAAAGGACGGAATAACCCAGGTGCTGGTGTCGGTGAAAGTAACCGGGTTGACAATACCTGTCCCGGTGAAAGTGAACGGGCTCGACCAGGCACCGCGCCACGCCGGCGGGGTGGTGTTGGTCGCGTAGATATCTACGAATACCGGCGCGCCTGAATTAATGGTCAGCGTGGAGCCGTCCATATATCCACCCGTCAGTTCGGTGCGGAAAGTCAAATCTGCGTTTGCTAGCCCAAAAGAAAGAAGCAATAAGGATAAGACGAGAACTAAAACATTGCGTTTCATCTTGTGCTCCTATTTTGTTTCGTTAACAAATTCATCATCATTATAAGACTCTTTCTGAGTCTCTTAATAACCCCCCCTCGGGGTTCCCGAAACCATTCATGGTTCTTCGGCGAGAGCCACCAGGCCGAATGCCACTGATTCCGGAAGGATAAGAAAGTTCAGTTTGTTCTTTCTTCTGAGCGCGTGTTCTTCTAAAAATTACCTCTTAAAGTGTCACCTCCTTTCTTTTTCTAAAAGTTTTTCTTTTCTAAATCACCGTCTATTTGAAACTCGTTAATTCTCCGTTACATCCCTACAGGCATATCGGCGCCGGGCCGTGCTTATAGATGAAGTTAATAATATAACTGACATCGAGAATATTGAGCCCCGCCTTGCCATTGCAGTCGGCCAGGTACGGATTCGGCAGAGCCGGCCCATGCTTATACAGGAAATTGATCAGGTAACTGACATCAAGGATATTGATGACACCGTTATTGTTGACATCCCCGCACAACCCCTGAAGAATGGACAGCGTGCCGTCAAAAAGCGCCACCTTGGTCGAGTCCAGTTTTCCGGTCAGCAGGGAATCGACATGGAAAGAATCGGCCGGCGGCCCCTGGACCTTTTCCCACAACAGGCAATTGCTTCCGTCCCAGGCCTGGCAGACAAACCAACTGGTATCGGGAACATAATAAGAAATAACCCCGATCGAACTCCCGTCTTGCCGGGAAAAACTGAAATTATCCAGATTATGGGCCTGTATCGCGATCTTTACCGTCCGGTCCAGAACCGAATCGGGAAGGGGATAAACATCGGCCAGAAGTTTAATGAGCGGCTTGGTTCCATACTGCGGGAAGCCGATTCCTTTATGATAAGGAGGCGGGGCCGTATTGGCCTGCGCCGTAATTTTTATATCGTACCCGCTCCCGCCCAGCGACCGCGATTGAATATATTCCCATCCCGAAATCAGGGTTCCGGTAGTATCGAAATTCCCGGTGTGGACAACTTGAGTGTCGATCACGCGCCAGTCATACCCCGGCACCCAGACCGAATCCAGACAAACCGAGTCGGGTAAATGGTAATTTGTACAACGATAATACCCCAATTGATAAGAGGAATCAACACAGGTCGACCCCGAATATTGTGTGCAAACCCAGTACCAGGAAGCGATCACGGTATCCAGACAGGTGCTCCCATTCCATTGAGTGCATCTGTAATAAGTGGTGTCGATGACCGTATCGATGTTGGTCTGAAAGATCGCCCGGTCCGTCCGGCTCAGTTGGAGCCATAATTCGAACCCGGCGACCGTGTCGGCATAATTTCTCATATATACCGATATAACCGAATTTTGCGTCCCCGGATAGGCGGTCGTATCGCGAACCTCAACTTCCAAGTCAGGGTAGATTTGCGCGAACCCCGAGGAAACTCCCGCCAAAAGAAGCAGAATAGCGACGGCAAAAAGCCTGCTGAGCTTTAGGGATCTGGGACTGAAGGACATTCCTTCCTCCTGAAACAAAAATGTTTTAAGAAATTAGGCTATCCCTTAGCTAATAACAATAACTCTTAACCTCTAGGATTTAACCGGATAAACCGGCAAACATAGCCATGATGATTTATTACCATCTATCGGCTTTTTTGTCCTTTTTTTCAGCGATGCCTCTTTATCCGACAGCACTGATATATGTCAATTTCTTTTCTTTTAAGCGGCCCCCCACAGCCGACTTAAAACAGGAGTATTTTTGCTTTAGCAATATGCTTCAGGGTTCTTGCAGACCTTTTAGTTTACCTTAATTCTTCAACTAAATAAGGTTATTTTGCGGACACTTTACCTATCATCCGACAGAATATATACAGAAGGGCGAATTCTGTCAATAGAAAATTTCCTTTTGTTCCCAATATTTTTCCCCCGCAACCGGCTTCTGTCCATTTCTCGATCAGCCTCTTCCCGCAATCCCGGGTCGGTTTTGCCCGAAATTAAATGTTGCCAGATCTCCCAATATTTTTTACATAGTTCTTCTAAATCACGGACAAGAGAGGTTATCGATATGGCCAAATTGATGAGCAAGAAGACCAGGGAAATCGTCCAGACCACCGCCGTCATTGTTATCGTCGTGGTCCTCATTTTTTTCTACGGAGTCTATCCCATCATGACCGTCCCCGGCGCCGTCGGACGACCCGATCGGGATAAATTCAAGGACCCCGCCTTCCAGTTACCCAACGACCCTTCGATTTTTGTCGAACACGGTCTCAAGCCGGATACTTTTACGGTGGAGGCCAATGATAACGTAAAACTGGCCGCACTCTACTTTTTCCCGGATACCTCCCAAGCCCGCCCTCTCCGCGGCACGGTCATCCTGGTCCCGGCCGCCGATACTGATCGAACTTCTTTGATCGACTACCCGGCGCCGCTTCTCGATTCCGGGCTGGCGGTCGTAACTTATGACCAGCGCGCTTCCGGACTTTCCGGCGGGGCCTATCATATGGCCGGAACCATTGAGGCGGATGACCTCACGGAGGTTATCGCGCACCTTTCAATTCACGGTCTCTTTCATCCCCCGCTCGCGGTGGCCGGATTCGGCCTGGGCGGAGACGCCGTCATCAATGCCGCCCGGACTGAAAAGAGAATTGCGAGCGTAGTGGCGGTCGATCCCAACCTGACCGCGACCAAATATATTGAAAGAATTATAAAGAAAGGCGGACTCCTCCCCATCCCCTTTTCGAAAGCGACCTATTTCTGGTGGTACACCAAATTTTCCAGTTATCCCGGGGAACGAACCTCGGTCGACCAGATTCTTCCCCTGGAAACCCCGACCCTTCTTCTGGAGTCCCCGGGTTTATTAGATTCTCCCGAAGTCAAGAAACTGGTACAGATTTCCAACGGGCTGGTAAATGTCTCCACCACCCCCGCTGACGGAGAGGTCCTTAAGAATGATGTTGTCAAGGCGTTACTTCAGAATATTAGGTAAGGCCATAGTTAGGGAAATGAATCGGGGAACCGGGCGGTAACCGCCTGATTTTCGTTGCTGAAAAATCCGATCAAATTGATTACATTTTTTCTTGACATTGACGAAAATAAATGTATAATAGATGAGTAAATGGTCATATAATCGGATATAAGAAATGATTTATTCGCCTACTGCCCAACATGCCCTGCGGGCCCTGATTTATCTGGCCCGCCAGACGGAACGAATACCGATCCGGGTTTCGCAAATCGCCCAGGCCGAAAATATCCCGCGGCAATTCTTGTCCAAGATTCTCCATAACCTGAAAAACAAAAGGCTGGTCATCGCCACCAAAGGCCCCGGTGGCGGATTTACTCTCGCCCGCCCGGCCAAAGAAATCTCCATTATGGATATTGTCGAAGCGGTCGATGGGACTCAGGATTTCGATAGGAAATGTATCCTCGGCCTGCAGGAGTGCAATGATAAAGCGCCCTGCGCCCTGCACAACCATTGGAAATCACTCCGCGATCAGTTCTCCAAATCGATCGGGGCTATGACGCTCGATGCGGCGGTAAGGTCCCTGAAAAGTAAGTAAAAAGGAGTTACTCATGAAACCTGTCTTCTATGCTAACAAAATACCTGATTATAGGGTCAGGTATTCATATTATTTGAGGAGGTCATATATGTTATCCCGAATTAATCTTGTCAGGCTGGGGACCCTGATTCTTTTTTCACTTGCCTTTCTGGCCGCGACAGCGCCGCCGGTTCGAGCTCATTGTGATACCATGGACGGGCCCGTCATCAAGGACGCCCGGACTGCTTTGGAAAGCGGCGATATCACCCCCGTCCTGAAATGGGTCAAGGCAGATGCGGAAGGGGAAATTCAAACCGCCTTCGCCGAAGCCCGAAATGTCCGCGTTCTCAATGAAACCGCCCGCGTCATGGCCGACCGCTATTTCTTTGAAACACTGGTCAGAATTCACCGGGAAGGTGAGGGTGCCCCTTACACCGGATTGAAGCCCGCCGGATCGGATCTTCCTTTGTCCGTAGTCGAAGCGGACCGCTCCCTGGAAACCGGTTCTGATTCAACCCTGCAGGCGCTTTTACGGCAGTCCCTTCTGACCGGTCTGCATAAACGCTATCTTGAAGCCCTCGAAAAAAGCCGCCACGCCTCTGAATCGGTTGCCTCCGGCCGGGAATATGTAGAATCCTATGTACAATTTGTCCATTACGTGGAACGACTTTACTTGGACGCCTCGAGCGATCCGGGACACGGCCGGGAAGCCGGGCCGGATCACGGTGGGCATGACCAATGATTGAATCAAAACCAGTCAAGATTGGAGCCAATATGAAAGCGATTGAAATGCTGAAAAATGAACACCGCCTGATAGAAAAGGTTTTGGCGGCTCTTGAGTATTATATCGGGGCAATCGATAAGGGAGAAGAGATTGATCGGCGTGACCTCGCGAAATTCACCGCCTTCATCCGCACTTTTGCCGATTCCTGTCACCACGGCAAAGAAGAAGGAATTCTCTTCGCCGAAATGATCG comes from the Candidatus Zixiibacteriota bacterium genome and includes:
- a CDS encoding conserved exported hypothetical protein (Evidence 4 : Unknown function but conserved in other organisms): MLSRINLVRLGTLILFSLAFLAATAPPVRAHCDTMDGPVIKDARTALESGDITPVLKWVKADAEGEIQTAFAEARNVRVLNETARVMADRYFFETLVRIHREGEGAPYTGLKPAGSDLPLSVVEADRSLETGSDSTLQALLRQSLLTGLHKRYLEALEKSRHASESVASGREYVESYVQFVHYVERLYLDASSDPGHGREAGPDHGGHDQ
- a CDS encoding Transcriptional regulator, BadM/Rrf2 family; this encodes MIYSPTAQHALRALIYLARQTERIPIRVSQIAQAENIPRQFLSKILHNLKNKRLVIATKGPGGGFTLARPAKEISIMDIVEAVDGTQDFDRKCILGLQECNDKAPCALHNHWKSLRDQFSKSIGAMTLDAAVRSLKSK
- a CDS encoding exported hypothetical protein (Evidence 5 : Unknown function), which gives rise to MSFSPRSLKLSRLFAVAILLLLAGVSSGFAQIYPDLEVEVRDTTAYPGTQNSVISVYMRNYADTVAGFELWLQLSRTDRAIFQTNIDTVIDTTYYRCTQWNGSTCLDTVIASWYWVCTQYSGSTCVDSSYQLGYYRCTNYHLPDSVCLDSVWVPGYDWRVIDTQVVHTGNFDTTGTLISGWEYIQSRSLGGSGYDIKITAQANTAPPPYHKGIGFPQYGTKPLIKLLADVYPLPDSVLDRTVKIAIQAHNLDNFSFSRQDGSSIGVISYYVPDTSWFVCQAWDGSNCLLWEKVQGPPADSFHVDSLLTGKLDSTKVALFDGTLSILQGLCGDVNNNGVINILDVSYLINFLYKHGPALPNPYLADCNGKAGLNILDVSYIINFIYKHGPAPICL
- a CDS encoding hypothetical protein (Evidence 5 : Unknown function); amino-acid sequence: MAKLMSKKTREIVQTTAVIVIVVVLIFFYGVYPIMTVPGAVGRPDRDKFKDPAFQLPNDPSIFVEHGLKPDTFTVEANDNVKLAALYFFPDTSQARPLRGTVILVPAADTDRTSLIDYPAPLLDSGLAVVTYDQRASGLSGGAYHMAGTIEADDLTEVIAHLSIHGLFHPPLAVAGFGLGGDAVINAARTEKRIASVVAVDPNLTATKYIERIIKKGGLLPIPFSKATYFWWYTKFSSYPGERTSVDQILPLETPTLLLESPGLLDSPEVKKLVQISNGLVNVSTTPADGEVLKNDVVKALLQNIR